The Buttiauxella selenatireducens genome has a window encoding:
- the exbB gene encoding tol-pal system-associated acyl-CoA thioesterase, with product MTNNLMQTDLSVWGMYQHADIVVKIVMIGLILASVVTWAIFFSKSVELMSQKRRLKREQQQLANARSLDEASDMAEAFDAKSLSTMLINEAQNELELSTGSEDNEGIKERTGFRLERRVAAVGRHMGRGNGFLATIGAISPFVGLFGTVWGIMNSFIGIAQSQTTNLAVVAPGIAEALLATAIGLVAAIPAVVIYNVFARVIGGYKASLGDVAAQVLLLQSRDLDLEASSHARPVRTAQKLRVG from the coding sequence GTGACGAATAATTTGATGCAGACAGACCTCTCTGTCTGGGGCATGTATCAGCATGCTGACATCGTGGTAAAAATTGTGATGATCGGCCTGATTCTGGCCTCTGTCGTCACTTGGGCAATCTTCTTTAGCAAAAGTGTTGAGTTGATGTCGCAAAAACGCCGTCTGAAGCGTGAGCAGCAGCAACTGGCTAATGCCCGCTCTCTGGATGAAGCCAGTGATATGGCTGAAGCGTTTGATGCGAAAAGCCTGAGCACGATGCTGATCAATGAAGCGCAGAATGAGCTTGAGCTTTCCACTGGCAGCGAAGATAACGAAGGCATAAAAGAGCGTACCGGTTTCCGCCTCGAGCGTCGCGTTGCGGCGGTGGGTCGACACATGGGACGCGGTAACGGTTTTCTCGCGACCATCGGTGCCATTTCGCCGTTCGTCGGTCTGTTTGGTACGGTCTGGGGCATCATGAACAGCTTTATTGGTATTGCACAATCGCAAACCACTAACCTTGCTGTTGTTGCACCGGGTATCGCAGAAGCATTGTTGGCAACGGCTATTGGCCTGGTTGCAGCGATTCCTGCGGTGGTTATCTACAACGTGTTTGCCCGTGTGATTGGCGGCTATAAAGCTTCTCTGGGTGACGTTGCGGCGCAAGTTTTACTGCTGCAAAGCCGTGACCTGGATTTAGAAGCCAGTTCTCACGCTCGCCCGGTACGTACGGCTCAGAAACTGCGTGTAGGTTGA
- a CDS encoding HdeD family acid-resistance protein: MMRLTMILLGVDFLRSHWRGLRRFGWITLIAGVVVILDALDSSLFFPLEPFACLLLLEGAATLMVAHSGMGGQRLLRYVKGAAFTVAALLILAGHHHGNFVLSMIFGLLFLFDGALQIASAVVVRYRRWRPALWGGIVEILLAIFFFQPWPTYYEGTVPYCLGLGLAFAGWNLFILANRVKNAAENPGLKGAVFMEEADHLPPDIVEWDGPPDDDEKALTVHVWTPVGSAPGETLPRPVINRYIAAVDRNGVISTGHAALESPGGIYISLYPAELIDQSPDEFARLLRATPENNVPGIFQPDYATEAAKWCPSTRKVRIRNYSEARLKDFWETYRQNESYNLTHRNCSSSVARALEAALEGAVGRLWHKRGFWVAMGKLMSTPELWVALQLRKRAETMAWTPGLVLDYARALSMLADPRPTGWLNTTGRAVKKMLHRRIAWGKGKSGEDVAKD; this comes from the coding sequence ATGATGCGGCTTACGATGATCCTGCTTGGCGTTGATTTTCTGCGTTCCCACTGGCGTGGGCTACGCCGTTTCGGATGGATTACACTCATTGCCGGAGTGGTCGTTATTCTGGATGCTTTAGATAGCTCGCTGTTTTTCCCTCTCGAACCCTTCGCCTGTCTGTTGCTTTTAGAAGGCGCGGCAACATTGATGGTGGCCCACAGCGGCATGGGTGGGCAACGCCTGTTGCGCTACGTGAAAGGCGCGGCATTTACCGTTGCGGCGCTATTGATTCTGGCGGGTCATCACCACGGTAACTTCGTGTTATCAATGATCTTCGGCTTGTTGTTTTTATTCGATGGCGCTCTGCAAATCGCTTCAGCCGTGGTCGTACGTTATCGCCGATGGCGACCTGCTTTATGGGGGGGTATTGTCGAAATTTTACTGGCGATATTTTTCTTCCAGCCATGGCCTACATACTATGAAGGGACGGTTCCTTATTGCCTGGGTTTAGGTTTAGCATTTGCCGGCTGGAACCTGTTTATTCTCGCCAATCGCGTTAAAAATGCCGCAGAAAATCCAGGTCTCAAAGGCGCTGTATTTATGGAAGAAGCCGATCATCTTCCACCTGACATTGTGGAGTGGGACGGCCCACCGGACGACGACGAAAAAGCGCTGACCGTGCATGTCTGGACTCCCGTAGGCTCGGCACCCGGTGAGACGCTTCCCCGTCCCGTCATTAACCGCTATATCGCAGCGGTAGACCGCAATGGCGTTATCTCGACTGGCCACGCGGCACTTGAGTCCCCAGGCGGCATTTACATTAGTCTCTATCCTGCTGAACTCATTGATCAGTCCCCCGATGAGTTCGCTCGCCTGTTACGGGCTACGCCAGAAAACAATGTCCCTGGAATTTTCCAACCGGATTATGCGACCGAGGCCGCAAAGTGGTGCCCATCGACAAGGAAGGTCCGCATTCGTAATTACAGCGAAGCACGACTTAAAGATTTTTGGGAAACGTATCGGCAGAATGAATCCTACAACCTGACCCACAGAAACTGCTCGAGCAGCGTGGCGCGTGCATTAGAAGCGGCGCTTGAGGGTGCGGTCGGCAGGCTGTGGCATAAACGTGGATTCTGGGTCGCGATGGGAAAACTGATGTCGACACCGGAGCTTTGGGTCGCGTTGCAACTTCGCAAACGTGCCGAAACAATGGCCTGGACGCCGGGTCTGGTACTGGATTATGCCCGCGCCCTGAGCATGCTCGCCGACCCACGCCCAACCGGTTGGTTAAATACTACAGGGCGAGCAGTGAAAAAAATGCTCCATCGCCGCATTGCGTGGGGAAAAGGTAAAAGCGGCGAAGACGTGGCAAAAGATTAG
- a CDS encoding NlpC/P60 family protein: MPRIKHLVALVFFVAPLIVSSNSFAFNMPKEFASLGIKSISHKNSFAEKDNFIKMTNGSDAENIRSAILSQYSNWKGTRYHLGGTTHNGVDCSALMQKIFSASFGQSLPRTTTQQIHNGQQVSKETLKPGDLVFFKTSPGQRHVGVYVGDNKFIHASSSEGVTMSSLANHYWVEHYETARRLKVMG, from the coding sequence ATGCCTCGCATTAAACATCTCGTAGCTCTGGTCTTTTTTGTTGCACCTTTAATTGTTAGCTCCAATTCTTTTGCTTTTAATATGCCAAAGGAGTTTGCATCATTAGGAATAAAATCTATTTCTCACAAAAATAGTTTTGCTGAAAAAGATAATTTTATAAAAATGACAAATGGTAGTGATGCTGAAAATATACGCTCGGCAATACTGTCGCAATATTCAAACTGGAAAGGAACACGTTATCACCTTGGCGGAACGACGCACAATGGTGTGGATTGTTCAGCGTTGATGCAGAAAATATTCAGTGCTTCATTTGGCCAGTCGCTGCCAAGAACGACCACACAGCAAATCCATAATGGCCAGCAGGTCAGTAAGGAAACGCTCAAGCCTGGTGATTTAGTCTTTTTTAAAACGTCCCCAGGACAGCGACACGTTGGGGTTTACGTGGGGGATAATAAGTTTATTCACGCGTCGAGCAGTGAAGGCGTGACGATGTCCTCGCTCGCCAATCATTATTGGGTTGAGCATTACGAAACGGCACGCCGTCTTAAAGTAATGGGGTGA
- a CDS encoding cytoplasmic protein gives MSDVQQPIQHDTATSNDASPENTLLRDNIAALVAIKNENIARFTEGKINITSALVEQKWHNRHQMFPYRMKEEIYGSVLSEILAHQPRMKNVILARLEAVYQQLRNEEAQTLSRTRALLENSYKTPNL, from the coding sequence ATGTCAGATGTACAGCAACCCATTCAGCACGATACCGCTACCTCGAATGATGCATCACCTGAGAACACGTTATTGCGTGATAATATCGCTGCTCTGGTAGCCATAAAAAATGAAAATATTGCTCGTTTCACAGAAGGGAAAATTAACATTACTTCAGCGCTGGTTGAGCAAAAGTGGCACAACCGCCATCAAATGTTTCCTTATCGCATGAAAGAAGAGATTTACGGCTCTGTACTCAGTGAAATTCTGGCTCATCAACCGCGGATGAAAAACGTGATTCTTGCCCGGCTGGAGGCGGTTTATCAGCAACTGAGAAATGAGGAAGCCCAAACGCTGTCGCGGACTCGTGCCCTGCTGGAAAACAGCTATAAAACACCGAATTTGTAA
- a CDS encoding AraC family transcriptional regulator: MKRKAICQQLTNKINYLIQKENSGLSSLPNVSLLYGTKPYARTPVMYEPGIIILFSGHKTGYLNDRVFRYDANEYLLLTVPLPFECETFATPEVPLAGLRINIDILQLQDLLMDIGEDDVSHPQTCSTGINSAELSEEILCAAERLLDVLENPLDARILGKQIIREILYHILMGSCGAALLALVSRQTHFSLISRVLRRIETQYTENLSVDQLAAEANMSVSAFHHNFKSVTSTSPLQYLKSYRLHKARMLILHDGIKASTAAIRVGYESASQFSREFKRYFGVTPGEDAARMRV; the protein is encoded by the coding sequence ATGAAGCGGAAAGCGATTTGTCAGCAGTTAACTAACAAGATTAATTATCTGATACAAAAAGAAAATAGTGGCCTCAGTTCACTGCCTAATGTCAGTTTGCTGTATGGCACCAAGCCCTATGCGCGTACGCCAGTGATGTATGAGCCGGGGATCATTATTCTCTTTTCCGGGCATAAAACGGGTTATCTGAACGATCGCGTGTTTCGCTACGATGCCAACGAATATCTGTTGTTGACCGTGCCGCTACCTTTTGAATGTGAAACCTTTGCCACGCCTGAAGTCCCGCTGGCTGGACTGCGCATTAATATCGATATTTTGCAGCTTCAGGACTTGCTGATGGATATCGGCGAAGATGATGTATCGCACCCGCAAACCTGCTCGACCGGGATTAACTCCGCCGAGCTATCCGAAGAGATCCTCTGTGCTGCCGAGCGTTTACTGGACGTGCTGGAAAACCCGCTCGACGCGCGTATTTTAGGCAAGCAAATTATCCGCGAGATCCTCTATCACATTCTGATGGGGTCGTGCGGTGCCGCGCTCTTAGCACTGGTCAGCCGGCAGACACATTTCAGCCTGATAAGCCGCGTGCTCAGGCGCATCGAAACACAGTACACAGAAAACCTTTCTGTAGACCAACTCGCTGCGGAAGCGAACATGAGTGTTTCGGCGTTTCACCATAACTTTAAGTCGGTGACCAGCACCTCGCCGCTGCAATATCTCAAGAGCTACCGTTTACACAAAGCGCGCATGCTGATTTTGCACGATGGGATTAAAGCCAGTACTGCGGCGATTCGTGTCGGATATGAAAGTGCGTCGCAGTTTAGCCGCGAGTTTAAGCGATACTTTGGCGTTACGCCGGGGGAAGATGCCGCGCGGATGCGGGTGTAG
- the dkgA gene encoding 2,5-didehydrogluconate reductase DkgA: protein MTTPTVIKLQDGNVMPQLGLGVWQASNEQVQIAIEKALEVGYRSIDTAAAYKNEDGVGSALKSAGIPREELFITTKLWNDDQQRPRQALEDSLEKLQLDYVDLYLMHWPVPSKDHYVVAWKGIIELQKQGLVKSIGVCNFQLNHLQRLIDETGISPVINQIELHPLLQQRQLHSWNATHKIQTESWSPLAQGGEGVFDKKIIRDLADKYGKTPAQIVIRWHLDSGLVVIPKSVTPSRIAENFNVFDFRLDKDELSEIAKLDSNKRLGPDPDVFGA, encoded by the coding sequence ATGACAACTCCAACTGTAATCAAGCTCCAGGATGGGAATGTGATGCCGCAATTGGGCCTCGGTGTCTGGCAAGCCAGCAACGAACAGGTTCAGATTGCAATCGAAAAAGCGCTGGAGGTTGGCTATCGATCCATTGATACCGCCGCCGCGTATAAGAATGAAGACGGCGTAGGCAGTGCGCTAAAAAGCGCGGGCATCCCGCGTGAAGAACTGTTTATCACCACTAAACTGTGGAACGACGATCAGCAACGTCCACGCCAGGCGCTTGAAGACAGCCTCGAAAAACTCCAACTGGATTATGTTGATCTGTATCTGATGCACTGGCCCGTGCCGAGCAAAGATCATTATGTTGTAGCCTGGAAAGGGATCATTGAGCTGCAAAAACAGGGCCTGGTCAAAAGCATCGGTGTATGTAATTTCCAACTCAACCATCTTCAGCGTTTGATTGATGAAACGGGTATCTCACCGGTTATCAACCAGATAGAACTCCATCCGTTACTGCAACAACGCCAGCTTCATTCCTGGAATGCCACACACAAGATCCAGACCGAGTCGTGGAGCCCGTTGGCTCAGGGTGGCGAAGGGGTGTTCGATAAGAAAATCATCCGCGATCTGGCCGATAAATACGGCAAAACACCGGCGCAAATTGTGATTCGCTGGCACCTGGACAGCGGCCTGGTGGTTATCCCGAAATCGGTGACGCCATCGCGTATTGCTGAGAACTTTAACGTGTTTGATTTCCGTCTTGATAAAGACGAGTTAAGCGAGATTGCGAAGTTGGATAGCAATAAGCGTCTGGGACCAGACCCAGATGTTTTTGGTGCGTAA
- the exbD gene encoding TonB system transport protein ExbD, producing the protein MALRLNENLDDNGEMHEINVTPFIDVMLVLLIIFMVAAPLATVDVKVNLPASSSQPQPRPEKPVYLSVKADRTMFIGNDEVTKESMINALMAATEGKKDTTIFFRADKSVDYETMMNVMDTLHQAGYLKIGLVGQEVTKPQ; encoded by the coding sequence ATGGCTTTGCGTCTTAACGAAAATCTCGACGATAACGGTGAAATGCATGAAATCAACGTGACACCGTTTATCGATGTCATGTTGGTGCTGCTGATTATCTTTATGGTGGCTGCGCCGCTTGCAACAGTCGATGTGAAGGTTAACCTTCCTGCCTCTTCAAGCCAGCCACAACCGCGTCCTGAAAAGCCGGTCTATCTTTCAGTCAAAGCCGATCGCACCATGTTTATCGGCAACGATGAAGTGACCAAAGAAAGCATGATTAATGCGTTGATGGCGGCGACTGAAGGCAAGAAAGACACGACAATTTTCTTCCGCGCAGACAAATCGGTTGATTACGAAACGATGATGAATGTGATGGATACGCTGCATCAGGCAGGGTATCTGAAGATTGGTCTGGTTGGGCAAGAAGTCACGAAACCTCAGTAA
- a CDS encoding DedA family protein, with amino-acid sequence MAVIHHIVQALWQHDFAALADPHVVGVVYCVMFATLFLENGLLPASFLPGDSLLLLAGALVAKGVMNFVPTLLILTTAASLGCWLSYAQGRWLGNTKTVKSWLQQLPPQYHQRATHMFDRHGLFALLAGRFLAFVRTLLPTMAGISGLSNRRFQVFNWLSGLLWVGSVSSLGYALSMIPFVKRHEDQVMTCLMVLPMVLLVAGLIGTLFVLIKKRLNPA; translated from the coding sequence ATGGCTGTTATACATCATATCGTTCAGGCGCTTTGGCAACATGACTTTGCTGCACTCGCGGACCCTCATGTTGTTGGAGTGGTTTATTGCGTCATGTTTGCGACGCTGTTTCTCGAAAATGGATTACTGCCCGCCTCATTTTTGCCGGGCGACAGTCTTTTGTTACTCGCGGGAGCGCTTGTGGCAAAAGGGGTCATGAATTTTGTCCCGACATTACTCATTCTCACGACAGCGGCAAGTCTTGGCTGCTGGTTAAGTTATGCGCAAGGTCGCTGGCTCGGTAATACCAAAACAGTTAAAAGCTGGCTGCAACAGTTGCCGCCGCAATATCACCAACGTGCGACGCATATGTTTGACCGACACGGGTTATTTGCATTGCTGGCTGGGCGTTTTTTAGCATTTGTTCGCACTCTGCTGCCAACCATGGCGGGTATTTCAGGTCTCAGCAATCGTCGCTTCCAGGTGTTTAACTGGCTAAGCGGGCTGTTATGGGTGGGTAGCGTATCCAGTCTGGGCTATGCCTTGAGCATGATCCCGTTTGTAAAACGCCACGAAGATCAGGTCATGACTTGTCTGATGGTGTTGCCGATGGTGCTTCTGGTGGCAGGCTTAATCGGAACGTTGTTTGTCCTCATCAAGAAAAGATTAAATCCTGCATAA
- a CDS encoding ESA_00282 family adhesion-associated protein, giving the protein MQSVFYSIVLILLLLCGVLVLMREKPRARVNPIPPVSPKLNFSDNDEREDYFATLISKITPDYYWRVSHEYVDFAYATIKQMRIDELSANRELFNAQRRCSDLNSAIYRYYDNLRKRCAEGEKVPFADIEVLNLRQCFDEFSHHAYPELVALVWPHYQRPEVDLANV; this is encoded by the coding sequence ATGCAAAGCGTCTTTTATTCTATTGTATTAATACTGTTGTTGCTGTGCGGCGTATTAGTGTTAATGCGTGAGAAGCCCCGCGCCAGAGTGAATCCAATCCCACCCGTTTCCCCTAAATTAAATTTCTCTGACAATGACGAACGTGAAGATTACTTTGCGACGCTTATTTCGAAAATTACCCCGGACTATTATTGGCGAGTGAGCCATGAATATGTTGATTTCGCCTATGCCACGATAAAGCAGATGCGAATCGATGAGCTGAGTGCGAATCGTGAACTGTTTAATGCCCAGCGGCGTTGCTCAGACTTAAACTCCGCCATTTATCGTTACTACGATAACCTGCGCAAACGCTGCGCTGAAGGTGAAAAAGTACCGTTTGCTGATATTGAAGTACTGAATTTACGCCAGTGCTTCGATGAGTTCAGTCATCATGCTTACCCAGAGTTGGTGGCTTTGGTGTGGCCGCATTATCAACGTCCCGAAGTCGATCTGGCCAACGTGTAA
- the yqhD gene encoding alcohol dehydrogenase, with translation MNNFNLHTPTRILFGKGAISELRAQIPADARVLITYGGGSVKKNGVLDQVYAALEGLDVLEFGGIEPNPTYETLMKAVEVVRQQKVTFLLAVGGGSVLDGTKFIAAAANYPADIDPWNILLTHGNDVKSAIPMGSVLTLPATGSESNKGAVVSRRTTGDKQAFMSEHVQPVFAVLDPVYTYTLPPRQVANGVVDAFVHTVEQYITYPVNAKVQDRFAEGILLTLVEDGPIALKEPENYDVRANVMWAATMALNGLIGAGVPQDWATHMLGHELTAMHGLDHAQTLAVVLPSLLNEKRNEKRGKLLQYAERVWNITTGGEEERIDAAIAATRNFFEQMGAPTHLSAYGLDGSSIPALLVKLEEKGMTQLGEHKDITLDVSRRIYEAAR, from the coding sequence ATGAACAATTTCAACCTACATACCCCGACTCGCATCCTGTTTGGCAAAGGTGCCATTTCCGAACTGCGTGCTCAAATCCCAGCAGATGCTCGCGTGCTGATTACCTACGGCGGCGGTAGCGTGAAGAAAAATGGCGTGCTGGATCAGGTTTACGCTGCGCTCGAAGGTCTGGATGTTCTGGAGTTTGGTGGTATCGAACCGAACCCAACTTACGAAACGCTGATGAAAGCGGTAGAAGTGGTTCGCCAACAGAAAGTGACTTTCCTGTTAGCGGTAGGGGGTGGCTCAGTGCTGGATGGGACTAAGTTCATCGCGGCAGCAGCTAACTACCCAGCCGATATCGACCCATGGAATATCCTGCTGACTCACGGTAATGACGTGAAAAGCGCCATCCCAATGGGCTCTGTTCTGACTCTGCCAGCAACCGGTTCTGAATCCAACAAAGGTGCTGTTGTTTCTCGTCGCACAACCGGTGACAAACAGGCGTTTATGTCTGAGCACGTGCAACCGGTCTTCGCTGTTCTTGATCCGGTTTACACCTACACCCTGCCACCACGTCAGGTCGCAAACGGTGTTGTGGATGCGTTTGTACATACCGTTGAGCAATACATTACTTATCCGGTGAACGCCAAAGTCCAGGATCGTTTTGCCGAAGGCATTCTGTTAACACTGGTTGAAGACGGCCCAATAGCGTTGAAAGAACCGGAAAACTACGATGTGCGTGCCAACGTCATGTGGGCGGCGACCATGGCGTTAAACGGCCTGATCGGTGCAGGCGTACCGCAAGATTGGGCAACGCATATGTTGGGCCATGAACTGACCGCCATGCACGGTCTGGATCACGCGCAAACTCTGGCGGTGGTTCTGCCATCTTTGCTGAATGAAAAGCGTAACGAGAAACGCGGCAAACTGCTGCAATATGCAGAACGCGTGTGGAATATCACCACCGGTGGCGAAGAAGAGCGTATTGATGCCGCAATCGCTGCGACGCGTAATTTCTTCGAGCAAATGGGTGCACCAACTCACCTCTCCGCCTATGGTCTGGATGGCAGTTCTATCCCGGCATTACTGGTGAAACTCGAAGAGAAAGGCATGACGCAATTGGGTGAACACAAAGACATTACTTTGGATGTTAGCCGTCGTATTTACGAAGCTGCACGTTAA
- the metC gene encoding cystathionine beta-lyase, whose amino-acid sequence MTKKHIETALVNAGRDKKFTQGSVNSVIQRASSLVFETVEAKKHATANRAKGELFYGRRGTLTHFSLQEAMCELEGGAGCALYPCGAAAVANAILAFVEQGDNVLMTGTAYEPSQDFCTRILAKLGVSTTWFDPMIGAGIAELVKPNTKVVFLESPGSLTMEVHDVPAIVQAVRSVAPEAIIMIDNTWAAGVLFKALDFGIDISIQAGTKYLIGHSDAMVGTAVSNARCWDQLRENSYLMGQMLDADTAYMTSRGLRTLGVRLRQHHESSLKVAEWLAQHPQVERVNHPALPGSKGHEFWKRDFTGSSGLFSFVLKKRLSHDQYQHYLDNFNYFSMAYSWGGFESLILANQPEEVAEIRPAGGVDFSGTLVRLHIGLENVDDLIADLDAGFQRIA is encoded by the coding sequence ATGACTAAAAAACACATTGAAACGGCGCTGGTGAATGCCGGGCGCGATAAGAAATTCACTCAGGGTTCTGTTAACAGCGTCATTCAACGCGCTTCATCATTGGTTTTTGAAACTGTCGAAGCTAAAAAACACGCCACCGCCAACCGCGCGAAAGGCGAGCTGTTTTATGGCCGTCGTGGCACCCTCACCCATTTCTCGTTACAAGAAGCGATGTGCGAACTGGAAGGTGGCGCGGGTTGCGCACTTTATCCTTGTGGCGCCGCAGCCGTGGCCAATGCGATTCTGGCATTTGTTGAACAGGGCGATAATGTGCTGATGACCGGCACCGCCTATGAGCCGAGCCAGGATTTCTGTACCAGGATCCTCGCAAAACTCGGCGTCAGCACCACCTGGTTTGACCCGATGATTGGCGCGGGCATCGCTGAACTCGTTAAACCCAATACTAAAGTCGTATTTCTGGAATCCCCGGGCTCACTCACAATGGAAGTACATGACGTACCCGCCATTGTTCAGGCGGTGCGCAGCGTTGCTCCAGAAGCCATCATCATGATTGATAACACCTGGGCTGCGGGAGTTTTGTTTAAAGCGCTGGATTTCGGCATTGATATTTCGATTCAGGCAGGCACCAAGTATTTGATTGGCCATTCTGACGCGATGGTCGGGACGGCGGTATCGAATGCCCGTTGCTGGGATCAATTGCGTGAGAATTCTTATCTGATGGGGCAAATGCTGGATGCGGATACCGCTTATATGACCAGCCGAGGTTTACGCACTTTAGGGGTTCGTCTGCGCCAACATCATGAAAGCAGCCTGAAAGTTGCCGAATGGCTGGCGCAACACCCGCAAGTTGAACGCGTCAATCACCCTGCATTGCCCGGCAGTAAAGGCCATGAGTTCTGGAAACGAGACTTTACAGGCAGCAGCGGTTTGTTCTCATTCGTGCTCAAAAAACGCTTAAGTCATGATCAGTATCAGCACTACCTGGACAATTTTAACTATTTTAGTATGGCCTATTCATGGGGAGGGTTTGAATCACTGATCCTCGCCAACCAGCCGGAAGAAGTGGCAGAGATTCGCCCGGCAGGGGGAGTTGATTTCTCCGGTACGTTAGTTCGCCTTCATATCGGTCTGGAGAATGTTGACGATTTGATTGCCGATCTTGATGCAGGTTTCCAGCGTATTGCCTGA